One Epinephelus moara isolate mb chromosome 20, YSFRI_EMoa_1.0, whole genome shotgun sequence genomic window carries:
- the lcat gene encoding phosphatidylcholine-sterol acyltransferase produces the protein MGSAGHLCSVLLVVVLLGLQHSSAFWIINIVFPPNAKARVPSNSTPPLIIVPGNLGNRLEAKIDKPTLVHWLCYKKTEHWFPLWIDLNMFMPIGVDCWIDNIRLVYNRTTRLSSNSPGVQVRVPGFGQTYPIEFLDNNKLAGYFYTMVQHLVNMGYIRNETVRGAPYDWRYAPNENEDYFVRLRDLTEEMYDQYQEPVYLLGHSMGSHYVLYFLNHQPQAWKDKYIRGFISLAAPWGGAVKPLRVLTSGENDGIQMISTIKIREEQRMTTTNPWMLPSEDVWPKDHVFISTPTVNYTHQDYQRLFTDIDYEDGWHMWEDTKNLTSDLHPPGVEVWCMYGVGLPTPVTYIYDEEFPNSDPVDFVYADGDDTVDSFSMSLCKRWVGQQDKPVHVTEFRGLAHLDIVFHERVLNLIQQILEGKSETPKEIDIRFEPI, from the exons ATGGGATCCGCAGGACACCTCTGCTCGGTGCTGCTGGTTGTAGTTCTGCTGGGGCTGCAGCACTCCTCAGCTTTCTGGATCATCAACATTGTCTTCCCGCCCAACGCCAAAGCCAGAGTACCAAGCAACAGCACTCCACCACTCATTATAG TGCCAGGGAACTTGGGGAACCGTCTGGAAGCTAAAATAGACAAGCCGACACTGGTCCACTGGTTGTGCTACAAGAAAACCGAACACTGGTTCCCCCTGTGGATTGACCTCAACATGTTCATGCCTATAGGTGTAGACTGCTGGATTGATAACATTAG ACTTGTTTACAACAGGACGACTCGGCTATCATCCAACTCACCAGGGGTGCAGGTGCGGGTGCCAGGTTTTGGGCAGACATATCCCATTGAGTTTCTTGACAATAACAAACTGGCTG GTTATTTTTACACCATGGTGCAACATTTGGTCAACATGGGATACATCCGCAATGAGACAGTCCGAGGAGCGCCGTATGATTGGAGATATGCTCCTA ATGAGAATGAAGACTATTTCGTAAGGCTGCGGGACCTGACTGAGGAGATGTACGACCAGTACCAGGAGCCTGTCTACCTGCTGGGACACAGCATGGGCAGCCACTACGTCCTCTACTTCCTCAACCACCAGCCTCAGGCATGGAAGGACAAGTACATCAGAGGCTTCATTTCTCTGGCAGCTCCATGGGGGGGTGCTGTTAAACCACTTAGAGTCCTGACATCAG GTGAAAACGACGGCATCCAGATGATTTCCACCATCAAGATCCGCGAGGAGCAGAGGATGACAACAACTAATCCCTGGATGCTGCCGTCTGAGGATGTCTGGCCAAAGGACCACGTCTTCATCTCCACACCAACTGTTAACTACACCCACCAGGACTACCAGCGCCTCTTCACAGACATCGATTATGAGGATGGCTG GCACATGTGGGAGGACACCAAGAATCTTACTAGTGATCTCCACCCACCTGGTGTGGAGGTGTGGTGCATGTATGGTGTGGGGCTTCCAACTCCCGTGACATACATTTACGACGAGGAGTTTCCCAACTCAGACCCAGTGGACTTTGTTTACGCCGACGGGGATGACACAGTGGACAGCTTCAGCATGAGTCTTTGCAAACGCTGGGTGGGACAGCAGGACAAGCCCGTCCATGTCACAGAGTTCCGAGGGCTGGCCCACCTGGACATAGTGTTCCACGAGAGGGTGCTCAACCTAATCCAGCAAATCCTGGAGGGCAAATCAGAGACACCCAAAGAGATTGACATCCGATTTGAACCCATATAG
- the pla2g15 gene encoding group XV phospholipase A2, with translation MAAWHRITALSSLLQVGLLLLLLSARSSGRPLEKCPGDKPCQLTKPPVVLIPGDLGNQLEAKLDKPSVVHYICYKKTDTFFTLWLNLELLVPVAIDCWIDNIRLIYNSTTHSTTSPPGVDIRVPGFGQTYSLEYLDPSKRSVGMYFFTIVQALVEWGYTRDDDVRGAPYDWRKAPNENKEYFQRLQDMIEEMAEKAGGPVVLIAHSMGNMYTLYFLNQQPQAWKDRYIKAFIALGPPWAGVAKTLRVVTSGDNNRIPVISPLKIRSQQRTAVSTSWLLPYAHSWPKDQVLVQTPTANYTVLDYKRFYTDIGFEDGWLMRQDTEPLVADLTPPGVAVHCLYGSGVPTSQAFQYSDKFPDVEPTVVYGEGDGTVNINSAIQCGRWVGKQKQPVKLQELPGNEHVNMLLNFTTVAYIKTVLFSP, from the exons ATGGCGGCTTGGCACCGGATAACCGCCCTCTCTTCGCTGCTCCAAGTCGgtttgttattgttgctgttgtcgGCTCGGAGCAGCGGGAGACCGTTGGAGAAATGTCCCGGCGACAAGCCTTGTCAGCTAACGAAACCTCCCGTGGTCCTCA TTCCAGGGGATTTAGGAAACCAGTTGGAGGCGAAGCTGGATAAACCCAGTGTGGTCCATTACATCTGCTACAAAAAGACGGACACCTTCTTCACTCTGTGGCTCaacctggagctgctggtccctGTGGCCATAGACTGCTGGATAGACAACATAAG GCTGATCTACAACAGCACCACACACAGCACCACGTCCCCTCCGGGCGTGGACATCCGCGTCCCAGGGTTCGGACAGACGTATTCACTGGAGTATCTGGACCCCAGCAAACGCAGTGTGG GCATGTACTTCTTCACTATAGTGCAGGCGCTGGTGGAGTGGGGCTACACCAGagatgatgatgtcagaggagCTCCCTATGATTGGAGGAAAGCTCCCA ATGAGAATAAAGAGTATTTCCAGAGGCTGCAGGACATGATTGAAGAGATGGCGGAGAAGGCTGGCGGGCCCGTGGTGCTCATTGCTCACAGCATGGGCAACATGTACACCTTGTACTTCCTCAACCAGCAGCCACAGGCCTGGAAAGACAGATACATCAAAGCTTTCATCGCTCTGGGACCGCCATGGGCAGGGGTGGCCAAGACCCTCCGCGTGGTCACCTCTG GTGACAATAACCGCATCCCTGTGATAAGCCCGTTGAAGATTCGCTCCCAACAACGCACTGCTGTCTCCACCTCCTGGCTGCTCCCCTACGCCCACTCTTGGCCCAAAGATCAG GTCTTGGTGCAGACGCCCACCGCCAACTACACTGTGCTGGACTACAAGCGTTTCTACACAGACATTGGTTTTGAGGACGGCTGGCTGATGCGGCAGGACACGGAACCGCTGGTGGCTGACCTCACTCCCCCCGGCGTGGCCGTCCACTGCCTGTACGGCAGCGGCGTCCCGACGTCACAGGCCTTCCAGTACTCTGACAAGTTCCCCGACGTGGAGCCCACGGTGGTGTACGGTGAAGGTGATGGGACGGTGAACATAAATAGCGCCATCCAGTGCGGTCGGTGGGTGGGAAAGCAAAAACAGCCTGTGAAGTTACAAGAGCTTCCGGGGAACGAACATGTGAACATGTTGTTGAACTTCACGACTGTGGCTTACATCAAGACTGTGCTGTTCTCCCCCTGA